The DNA window AACACCTTGAATGACGTGAAGATCAGATTTTACTTCTGCCAATGTTGGAATTGAATTTAAAAGAGAGCGTGTATATGGATGTTGCGGATTTTCCATTAATGTATAAATATCTGCAATTTCTACAATTTGCCCCGCATACATAACCGCCACTCGGTCAGCCATTTCAGCGACCACTCCTAAATCATGCGTGATCAAAATAATGCCAGCATGCATCGTATCTTTTAATTCTTTGATCAAATCTAAAATTTGCGATTGAATCGTTACATCTAATGCTGTTGTCGGTTCATCTGCTATCAATAGTTCAGGCTGATTTGAAATGGCCATTGCTATAACAATACGTTGACGCATACCTCCTGATAGTTCATGTGGATACTGATAATAGGTTTTTTCAGGACGTGGGATGCCGACTTGGTTTAATAAATTAATTACTTGTTTTTTTCGAAGGCTTTTTGAGATTTTGGGATTGTGAAGAAAAATGGCTTCATCGATTTGTGCTCCCACTACCATGAGCGGATTAAGCGCAGAAAGAGCATCTTGAAAAATC is part of the Planococcus sp. PAMC 21323 genome and encodes:
- a CDS encoding ABC transporter ATP-binding protein yields the protein MSEVLLEIKNLKTSFRIKDDYYAAVDDVSLTIKKNEVLAIVGESGSGKSAFAFSIMGLHTRAKIEGEINYKGNNLATANANYMKQLRGSEMGMIFQDALSALNPLMVVGAQIDEAIFLHNPKISKSLRKKQVINLLNQVGIPRPEKTYYQYPHELSGGMRQRIVIAMAISNQPELLIADEPTTALDVTIQSQILDLIKELKDTMHAGIILITHDLGVVAEMADRVAVMYAGQIVEIADIYTLMENPQHPYTRSLLNSIPTLAEVKSDLHVIQGVVPSLQNLPRTGCRFASRIPWIEESSHEASPELHEISLGHFVRCTCYKDFYFPEQAKEERNYVAN